Part of the Deinococcus seoulensis genome, ACGGAACGTACCCACGGGCGGCGTGGGGCCGACGCGGCAGCCGCCCTGAACGAGAACAGCCCAGCGCGTGGCTGGGCCGGATCAGATCAGGGAGTGAACGCGTAGGAGCGCAGGAGACGTACGGTCGAACGTGCAGTCGCGGACGCGACAGGAAGCCGCTGGGTGGGAAGCCTCCGGGGCTGCATGCCTTCCATCATACGCCCGCGCTTCCCGAACTGCACACGGGGTCACCATTGAGCAATTGTTAAGCTCTGGGGGGGGCTAGTGGTGACCGGGATCGAACAGGGCCATCAGGGCGTCCAGACTGAGGGCCAGCAACGCCGCCAGGACCGCTCCGGTCATGACCAGCGCCGTGTTCTGCTGTGACAGACCGTTGATGATCGGTTCGCCCAGCCCGCCCGCCCCGAGTGCCGCGCCGACCGTGGCCGTCCCGACGTTATAGACCGTGCTGGTCCGGACGCCCGCCATGATGACCGGGCGGGCCAGCGGCAACTCCACGCGCCACAGGCGCTGCCTGGCGCTCATGCCCATGCCGCGCGCGGCGTCCAGCGCTCCCGGCGACACCGATTGCAGTCCCACCACGGCGTTACTGAGGACCGGCACCAGCCCGTACACGATCAGCCCCAGCAGCGTGGGTGCCCACCC contains:
- a CDS encoding ABC transporter permease, coding for MRGPTRRAARPGGLWAALLWPALLLICLIPGVLPRLINPLGLGEVGSFEPQLWRLTLTHLGLVLLSSVVVLALGLPLAVAVTRPGLEALRQLSETLVGLGQTVPTFAVLALAVPVLGFGWAPTLLGLIVYGLVPVLSNAVVGLQSVSPGALDAARGMGMSARQRLWRVELPLARPVIMAGVRTSTVYNVGTATVGAALGAGGLGEPIINGLSQQNTALVMTGAVLAALLALSLDALMALFDPGHH